The following proteins are co-located in the Podarcis raffonei isolate rPodRaf1 chromosome 5, rPodRaf1.pri, whole genome shotgun sequence genome:
- the LOC128414602 gene encoding uncharacterized protein LOC128414602: MAESEEELKNLLMRVKEESAKYGLRLNIKKTKIMATGPITSWQIEGEEMEAVRDFTFLGSMITADGDSSHEIKRRLLLGRRAMTGLDSILRSRDVTLPTKVRIVKAMVFPVVMYGSESWTIKKADRRRIDAFELWCWRRLLRVPWTARRSNASVLNEISPECSLEGQIVKLRLQYFGHLMRREDSLEKTLMLGKMEGTRRRGRQRMRWLDSVLEATNMSLTKLREVVEDRGAWRALVHGVTKSRTRLND; encoded by the coding sequence atggcagaaagtgaggaggaattaaagaaccttttaatgagggtgaaagaggagagcgcaaaatatggtctgaggctcaacatcaaaaaaacgaagatcatggccactggtcccatcacctcctggcaaatagaaggggaagaaatggaggcagtgagagattttactttcttgggctccatgatcactgcagatggtgacagcagccacgaaattaaaagacgcctgcttcttgggagaagggcaatgacaggcctagacagcatcttgagaagtagagacgtcaccttgccaacaaaggtccgtatagttaaagccatggttttcccagtagtgatgtatggaagtgagagctggaccataaagaaggctgatcgccgaagaattgatgcttttgaattatggtgctggagaagactcttgagagtcccatggactgcaagaagatcaaacgcatccgttcttaatgaaatcagccctgagtgctcactggaaggacagatcgtgaagctgaggctccagtactttggccacctcatgagaagagaagactccctggagaagacactgatgctgggaaagatggagggcacaaggagaagggggcgacagaggatgagatggttggatagtgttctcgaagccacaaacatgagtctgaccaaactgcgggaggtagtggaggacagaggtgcctggcgtgctctggtccatggggtcacgaagagtcggacacgactaaacgactaa
- the SLC16A14 gene encoding monocarboxylate transporter 14, which yields MYTSREDVGYDFEEDSKDREKKLVANPDVDGGWAWMIVLSSFLVHILIMGSQMALGVLNMEWLDEFSQSRGLTAWVSSLSMGITLIVGPFIGLFINTCGCRKTAIAGGILTAVGWILSSYASNVYYLFITFGVTAGVGSGMVYLPAVVMVGEYFEKRRALAQGLSTTGTGFGAFLMTVLLKYLCMEFGWRNAMFIQGAVCLNLCVCGALMRPVYYKEEAAEKSGEGNVSKSHAKALSCSAETLASNGILQEEAKEGQGKKEKSDIFSDLENKDVTRHWKNIYALCVLKRVSQLTLTIQKGFRTWYSSYFGAASLFTNRKFAAFVFWALFAYSTFVIPFIHLPEIVKQYGLSAQNDVFPLTSIIAIVHILGKVILGIISDSPCVSAWNVFMAANFTLVFCIFVLPLMHTYAGLAVVCALIGFSSGYFSLMPVVTEDLVGIKHLANAYGIIICANGISALLGPPFAGWIYDLTQKYDFSFYICGLLYMVGILTLLIQPCIGKIKPSPAKNREGGKV from the exons ATGTACACCAGTCGCGAAGATGTTGGCTATGATTTTGAAGAGGATTCCAAAGACAGGGAGAAGAAGCTTGTGGCAAATCCAGATGTTGATGGTGGATGGGCTTGGATGATTGTCCTTTCTTCTTTCCTGGTGCACATTCTCATCATGGGATCACAAATGGCCCTTGGTGTTCTCAACATGGAATGGCTTGACGAATTCAGCCAAAGTCGAGGCCTGACAGCGTGGGTCAGCTCCCTTAGTATGGGTATAACCTTGATTGTAG GTCCTTTTATTGGTTTGTTCATTAACACCTGCGGTTGCCGGAAGACAGCAATAGCTGGAGGGATCTTGACTGCTGTAGGATGGATACTGAGTTCCTATGCCTCAAATGTATATTACCTCTTTATAACGTTTGGGGTTACAGCTG GTGTTGGGAGTGGGATGGTATACCTGCCTGCTGTGGTCATGGTAGGCGAATACTTTGAGAAGAGAAGAGCACTTGCCCAGGGACTCAGCACAACTGGGACGGGGTTCGGTGCTTTCCTGATGACAGTTCTGCTGAAATACCTTTGCATGGAGTTTGGCTGGAGGAATGCAATGTTCATCCAGGGAGCGGTCTGTCTGAACCTGTGTGTTTGTGGAGCGCTCATGAGACCAGTTTATTACAAAGAGGAAGCCGCTGAAAAAAGCGGAGAGGGAAACGTCAGCAAGAGCCATGCAAAAGCTCTCTCTTGCTCTGCAGAAACACTGGCATCCAATGGCATCTTACAGGAAGAGGCAAAAGAAGGGCAAGGTAAGAAGGAAAAGTCTGACATTTTTTCAGACTTGGAAAACAAAGATGTAACCAGACACTGGAAGAATATCTATGCTCTTTGCGTGCTGAAGAGGGTGAGTCAGCTGACTCTTACAATCCAGAAAGGCTTTCGGACCTGGTATTCTAGTTACTTTGGCGCTGCATCCCTCTTCACCAACAGAAAGTTTGCAGCCTTTGTGTTTTGGGCCTTATTTGCATACAGCACTTTTGTTATCCCTTTTATCCATCTTCCGGAAATAGTGAAGCAATATGGCCTATCTGCACAGAACGATGTATTCCCTTTGACCTCAATTATTGCCATTGTCCACATTCTTGGCAAGGTCATCCTTGGCATCATTTCTGATTCACCCTgcgtcagtgcttggaatgtcTTCATGGCAGCCAACTTCACTCTTGTCTTCTGCATTTTCGTTTTACCACTAATGCACACATATGCTGGGCTCGCTGTGGTCTGTGCCCTAATAGGATTTTCCAGTGGGTATTTTTCACTCATGCCTGTTGTTACTGAAGATTTAGTTGGGATTAAGCACCTCGCAAATGCCTATGGAATCATCATTTGTGCTAATGGGATTTCAGCACTCCTGGGACCACCTTTTGCAG GCTGGATTTACGACCTGacacaaaaatatgacttttcttTCTACATATGTGGCTTGCTTTACATGGTGGGAATCCTCACTTTGCTCATACAGCCTTGTATTGGAAAGATAAAGCCATCACCGGCAAAAAACAGAGAAGGTGGAAAAGTATAG